The following proteins are co-located in the Deltaproteobacteria bacterium genome:
- a CDS encoding VCBS repeat-containing protein, with protein MSRTTRGLGVAVLMVMGTPSSFAAGPPPAFFPVDLPNRIAYPVVGAVADINSDAYPDILVGADTGLFVLPGNGSDYFSACYQAADDRLALRAIFTADFNRDGRLDAIVRADDPIPPDEGSIIRVFLGEAGGRFQASFGLGPAGPGVGRGSPSVGDFNGDGLADFLVCNYYYGGLDPRVEIVPYLGDGIGGFAVAAPSVLPSGPCGRPGYGGDLNGDGRTDLATRSLQSVRVWLTGPAAAFEPPALLPAPTPPSDQVVGDYPHPLDIVAGDLNGDGRRDLLVRFDYIRQDPAHRSDPDAGKVGGFSAVYFGDGSGQFAAPARLPESVGFQRGLVNQVIADLNRDGRDDVVLTSRNPFTSFLYPYMRDPKATEVYLANGAGSFGSPILSPDSGGSFPYGSDFQDQLPDVDGDGLLDLVTVRHPGLNISRGDGTGRFGPGKPAVAFDSIYAGGVAVADFNGDGHADIAVANSGSANVSIWLGDGSGGWSGPTTYQLSDYETPLAIVAADLNADGLIDLATASIGVTSILHGDGQGRFALARRLSDLATAVAAADFDGDGSMDLAFAEAGGRSVGFYFDIARQGIPRYFHDPDDYLDRPGITAMDVADIDRSGLPDVAIIRGDDTGVVSVLLNPGDFGEWVRVPMGLLSNLYAGSVSLGDIDGNGAADLAVIDYDWDAGAAIVVVARGDDRGGFLSPERYPLPGECSPQGIGIADLDGRGQRAIVVHDTNCGLLVLPADSAGRLGSPSIFRKQYAGVLRKVILADVNHDGLLDVVRPDAVFMNLGGCSNGRLEPSEECDDGNNTSCDGCSATCRREIGALCGDGIVNSACGEECDAGGLNSDTAPNACRTSCRNARCRDAVPDNGEACDDGNTNNCDGCSSSCTLDPAPICGDGIVNTACREECEDGNTTDGDGCSQSCRREFIPGGGWAATDCFAEWVVVNPNNSPKLDRSGRLSAKQTCRDNDPSCDFDGGVSGTCTFHVTVCANVNDLSLRARCEPATLASYSVMMPSARDAGRSPVTAAVRTRLGQALETLRTGRWDECAPTMEIPVPLLVRSASKWAGRRILLTNVVSDERKRDLDMLIFVCTP; from the coding sequence ATGTCGCGAACGACCAGGGGGCTGGGAGTTGCAGTGCTCATGGTGATGGGCACGCCAAGTAGCTTCGCCGCCGGTCCGCCACCGGCATTTTTTCCTGTGGATCTTCCGAATCGGATTGCCTATCCGGTGGTCGGGGCGGTTGCAGATATAAATTCGGACGCATATCCAGACATCCTCGTCGGAGCTGATACCGGCTTATTTGTTCTGCCTGGAAACGGGTCAGACTACTTCTCGGCTTGTTATCAGGCGGCTGACGATCGCCTGGCTCTTCGGGCGATCTTCACGGCTGACTTCAACCGGGACGGCCGCCTCGACGCGATTGTTCGTGCTGACGACCCGATACCTCCGGATGAGGGCTCGATTATTAGGGTGTTCCTCGGCGAAGCGGGAGGCCGCTTTCAGGCCAGCTTCGGCCTCGGGCCCGCCGGGCCAGGCGTTGGTAGAGGGTCGCCCAGCGTCGGCGACTTTAACGGCGACGGCCTTGCCGATTTTCTAGTCTGCAACTACTACTATGGCGGCCTCGACCCGCGAGTGGAGATCGTGCCGTACCTAGGCGATGGAATCGGGGGTTTCGCCGTTGCCGCGCCGAGTGTGCTTCCGTCCGGACCGTGTGGTAGGCCTGGGTACGGGGGCGATCTTAACGGTGACGGGCGGACGGATTTGGCGACGCGCAGTCTGCAGTCCGTACGGGTGTGGCTAACGGGCCCTGCGGCAGCTTTCGAGCCCCCTGCCCTATTGCCGGCACCCACCCCTCCATCGGATCAAGTAGTGGGGGATTATCCGCATCCCCTCGACATCGTGGCCGGTGATCTCAACGGTGACGGCCGGCGCGACTTGCTGGTACGCTTCGACTACATTCGACAGGATCCCGCTCACCGTTCAGATCCCGACGCCGGTAAGGTGGGCGGGTTTTCCGCGGTCTATTTTGGCGACGGCAGCGGTCAGTTCGCCGCCCCAGCGCGACTGCCCGAGTCGGTCGGCTTCCAACGCGGGCTGGTGAACCAGGTGATTGCTGACCTGAATCGCGATGGGCGAGATGACGTGGTGCTGACCTCCCGCAATCCCTTCACGTCGTTTCTCTACCCTTACATGCGCGATCCGAAGGCCACCGAGGTGTATCTCGCCAACGGCGCTGGGAGTTTCGGCAGTCCTATCCTCTCCCCGGACAGTGGTGGTTCCTTCCCTTACGGCAGCGACTTCCAGGATCAGCTTCCCGATGTTGATGGCGATGGCCTGCTGGACTTGGTCACCGTGCGCCATCCGGGCCTGAACATCTCGCGCGGTGATGGCACGGGCCGGTTCGGCCCCGGCAAGCCGGCGGTAGCGTTTGACAGCATCTACGCGGGTGGCGTCGCGGTAGCTGACTTCAACGGCGACGGCCACGCGGATATCGCAGTGGCTAATTCTGGCTCAGCCAACGTATCGATCTGGCTCGGTGATGGCAGCGGCGGTTGGTCGGGTCCGACAACCTATCAACTGAGCGACTACGAGACACCGCTAGCCATTGTGGCGGCCGACCTCAACGCCGACGGCTTGATCGACCTTGCTACGGCCAGTATCGGAGTCACCTCAATTCTCCATGGCGATGGGCAGGGGCGCTTCGCGCTCGCTCGCCGGCTCAGCGACTTGGCCACGGCTGTGGCCGCCGCCGACTTTGATGGCGACGGCTCGATGGATCTGGCGTTCGCCGAGGCTGGGGGTCGCAGTGTCGGCTTCTATTTCGACATCGCCCGGCAAGGTATTCCGCGTTACTTTCATGATCCCGACGACTATCTCGACCGTCCCGGGATCACGGCGATGGACGTGGCAGACATTGATCGCAGCGGGTTGCCGGACGTTGCGATTATCCGTGGTGACGACACCGGCGTAGTCAGCGTCCTTCTGAACCCAGGCGATTTCGGAGAATGGGTCCGTGTCCCGATGGGGCTGCTGTCAAACCTCTATGCCGGGAGCGTTTCGCTGGGGGATATCGACGGCAACGGGGCCGCGGATTTGGCCGTGATTGATTACGACTGGGACGCCGGCGCCGCTATTGTTGTAGTTGCTCGGGGTGATGACCGGGGCGGCTTTCTATCTCCGGAGCGTTATCCGCTTCCGGGCGAATGCTCCCCTCAAGGCATCGGCATCGCCGACTTGGACGGACGAGGACAGCGCGCGATCGTCGTGCACGACACCAACTGCGGACTTCTCGTGCTCCCCGCGGACAGCGCAGGTCGGCTCGGATCACCGAGTATCTTTCGCAAGCAGTACGCCGGCGTCCTGCGCAAAGTTATCCTCGCCGACGTCAACCACGACGGGCTGCTCGACGTCGTGCGTCCAGACGCCGTGTTTATGAACCTCGGCGGCTGCAGCAATGGCCGCCTTGAGCCCAGTGAGGAGTGCGACGACGGCAACAATACCAGCTGCGACGGCTGCTCGGCGACCTGCCGGCGGGAGATCGGCGCGCTGTGCGGCGATGGCATAGTGAACAGCGCGTGCGGTGAGGAATGCGACGCTGGTGGGCTAAACAGTGACACGGCGCCCAATGCCTGCCGCACCAGCTGCCGCAACGCCCGCTGTCGTGATGCGGTGCCGGACAACGGCGAGGCGTGTGATGACGGCAACACGAATAACTGCGACGGTTGCTCGAGCAGCTGCACGCTCGATCCTGCACCCATCTGCGGCGACGGCATCGTCAACACCGCGTGCCGCGAGGAATGCGAAGACGGCAATACCACCGATGGCGACGGCTGTTCGCAAAGCTGCCGGCGTGAATTTATCCCCGGCGGCGGCTGGGCGGCAACCGACTGCTTCGCGGAGTGGGTGGTGGTGAATCCCAACAATTCGCCCAAGTTGGACCGCAGCGGACGGCTCTCGGCAAAACAGACCTGTCGCGACAATGACCCGTCTTGCGACTTCGACGGCGGGGTGTCCGGGACTTGCACCTTCCACGTTACCGTGTGCGCAAACGTCAACGACCTGAGCCTGCGGGCGCGGTGCGAACCGGCAACGCTCGCAAGCTACAGCGTGATGATGCCATCAGCGCGCGATGCCGGCCGCTCGCCCGTGACCGCTGCGGTGCGCACCAGGCTCGGTCAAGCCCTGGAAACGCTCAGGACCGGCCGTTGGGACGAGTGCGCACCGACCATGGAGATTCCCGTGCCGCTGCTGGTGCGATCCGCGAGCAAGTGGGCGGGACGAAGGATATTGCTCACCAACGTCGTCTCGGACGAGCGCAAGCGCGACTTGGATATGCTCATCTTCGTGTGCACGCCGTGA